In Acidobacteriota bacterium, the genomic stretch AGCAATAGAAGCAGCGGCCGCAGGGGGCGGAGTTGAGCGCGACCACGCGCTGTCCCTTGCGGAATCCACCCACGCCCGCGCCGACCTCTTCGATGCTGCCGGCAAGCTCGTGGCCGAAAAGCGCCGGCGGCACGATCATCTTCGCGTGATAGCCGCGCTGATAAACCTTGAGGTCCGTGCCGCAAGTGAGGGCGACCTGGACCTTGATCAGGACCTCGCCCTCCTCCACGCGGGGGATCGGCACCTTCTCGATCTTCACGTCCTCTTTGCCGTAGAGGACGGCGGCGGTCATGGTTCGGCTGCTCATATTCTTTTTCTATTCACACGCCTAAAGGCGTGTGCTGATACACCGATCTTCACCAACCTAGACTTCACCAGCTCAACCCGGGCTGGATGATCACCTTCATCGAGTCCGGCTGTGGATGCGCGGCCAGCTCGAGCGCTGCCACCGACTGCGCCAGCGGAAAGCGATGGCTGATCAGCTTCGTCAGGTCCATCTCGCCAGAAAACACGAAGCGCACCGACTCTGCCTGCAGGTCGACGGACGCGCTATAGGAACCGAGCAGCGCCTTCTCGTCGACACATACCGAAGCCGGATCTATTTTTGCTTCCCCACGGACAGTCTGGGCAAACAGCATTACCCGGCCGCCCGGGCGCGTCGCGTCCATTGCTGTCTGGATCAGCGCGTCACCCGCAACCGCGACGATGGTGGCATCGGCCCCGCGTCCCTCGGTAAGGGCGCGGACAGCTGCCACAGCGTCGGTGCGGCCCGCCTCAATGGTTTCTTCCAGGCCGAATGCTTTACTTATTGTAAGCCGCTGCGGGTACAAATCGGAAGTAATGACGCGGGCTCCCGCGCGTTTAGCCAATGTTGCCAACAAGATGCCGATGGGCCCTTGTCCGATAGCGAACACAATCTCGCCGGGGGTGAGCCGCAGCGTCTCGATGCCCTTGAGGCAGGTGTTCACCGGCTCGATCCACGCCGCTTGCTCGAACGGGACGCCGTCAGGAATCGAGACCACGCCCTTTTCCACGATCCAATCAAGCACGCGGACGTACTCGGCGAAGCCTCCGCCGCTGGGCTCAAAGCCGGCGGTGGAGCCCACCTGCTTGTATACCGGACACTGCGCGAAGACTTTGCGCTCGCAGTAATAACACTGGCCGCAGGGGATGTGATGGAAAGCCATCACGCGGTCGCCGGGCTTGAACTTGGTGACCCCGGCGCCAACGGCGGCGACCACGCCCGCGATCTCATGTCCGAAGATGCGGGGCGCGGAGTGCGAGCCGGTGGAGATCTTCTTCAAATCGGTGCCGCAGATGCCGCAGGTGTGGACGCGGATGAGCAGCTCGCCGCGCCCGATCTTGGGAACGGGGACGGACTCGACGCGAACGTCTCCCGGACCGCGATAGACGGCCGCGGTCATCTTCTCTGGAACTCGAGCGGGAACGGGGTTCGCACGGGGAGCGGTGCTGCGCTGGTTTTCGGTGGAAGTGGCCATCTTCAGCGGGTCGTTCATCAACGGGCCGGGCCCGCCGTCCCATTGTAAAGCGGGTTGCTGTAAAGCTCACCGCGCGCGTGCGCCGCGATGGCTTCGCGCAAGGCCTCGCAAAGGGCACGGCTGGCAACGGAGGTGTCTCGCCCGAGCCGGATCACTCTCCGCCAGTGCCAGGGGCGGACGATCATGTGCACCGCGAAGCTCGAGGACTTGAAATGGCCGTTGGCGTCGATGAACTGCTCGACCGGCGGCAGGTCAGAATCGTGCTCGTCGGAAATGACCTTGATCACCACACAAGGGAGCTGG encodes the following:
- a CDS encoding alcohol dehydrogenase catalytic domain-containing protein; the encoded protein is MTAAVYRGPGDVRVESVPVPKIGRGELLIRVHTCGICGTDLKKISTGSHSAPRIFGHEIAGVVAAVGAGVTKFKPGDRVMAFHHIPCGQCYYCERKVFAQCPVYKQVGSTAGFEPSGGGFAEYVRVLDWIVEKGVVSIPDGVPFEQAAWIEPVNTCLKGIETLRLTPGEIVFAIGQGPIGILLATLAKRAGARVITSDLYPQRLTISKAFGLEETIEAGRTDAVAAVRALTEGRGADATIVAVAGDALIQTAMDATRPGGRVMLFAQTVRGEAKIDPASVCVDEKALLGSYSASVDLQAESVRFVFSGEMDLTKLISHRFPLAQSVAALELAAHPQPDSMKVIIQPGLSW